In the genome of Paenibacillus pabuli, one region contains:
- a CDS encoding Gfo/Idh/MocA family protein: protein MSLVRVAVIGIGNMGAAHARTLVAGEVPGAELVAVCDVRQEMGSWVSSNLPAAVTYWQDAEQMMSSGTIDAVIIATPHYDHPEKAIQAFQYGLHVMIEKPAGVYTKQVRKMNEAAAVSGKVFSMMYNQRTNPLYIKLRDLIASGELGEVRRTNWIITNWYRSQSYYDSGGWRATWAGEGGGVLINQDPHQLDLWQWTIGMMPVRMRAFCSFGKYRNIEVEDDVTAYVEYENGATGVFVTTTGEAPGTNRFEVNGDRGKIVIEDGQLTFWRLREPEPEFNQRFTGGFGQPECWKCEVPITGVETGHPGLIRNWIDAILNGTPLIAPGEEGIHGLTLSNAMLLSTWTDNWVDLPIDEDLFYEHLQQRIASSNTKKDKAGSSSQPADLSQTFK from the coding sequence ATGAGTTTGGTTCGAGTAGCCGTCATTGGAATTGGGAATATGGGTGCAGCCCATGCCAGAACGTTGGTAGCAGGAGAAGTACCGGGTGCAGAACTGGTGGCTGTGTGTGATGTGAGACAAGAAATGGGGAGCTGGGTATCCAGTAACCTTCCGGCTGCAGTCACCTATTGGCAGGATGCGGAGCAGATGATGTCATCCGGGACGATTGATGCTGTCATTATAGCAACTCCGCATTATGATCATCCCGAAAAGGCCATTCAGGCTTTTCAGTATGGTTTGCATGTCATGATCGAGAAACCTGCCGGAGTATACACCAAACAGGTACGCAAGATGAATGAAGCGGCTGCTGTCAGCGGCAAAGTGTTTTCCATGATGTATAACCAGCGAACAAACCCTTTATATATCAAGCTAAGGGATCTGATTGCCTCGGGGGAACTGGGTGAGGTACGGCGCACCAACTGGATTATTACGAATTGGTATCGCTCCCAGAGTTATTATGATTCGGGCGGCTGGCGTGCAACCTGGGCTGGTGAAGGAGGCGGTGTCCTGATCAACCAGGACCCTCACCAACTTGACCTGTGGCAATGGACCATCGGCATGATGCCGGTGCGTATGCGTGCCTTCTGTTCATTTGGCAAATACCGGAACATTGAAGTGGAAGATGATGTAACGGCATATGTTGAGTATGAAAACGGAGCAACAGGTGTATTCGTAACTACAACGGGTGAAGCACCAGGCACCAACCGGTTTGAAGTCAATGGGGATCGCGGCAAAATTGTCATTGAAGATGGTCAGCTGACCTTCTGGCGTCTTCGTGAACCCGAGCCTGAATTCAATCAGAGATTTACCGGAGGTTTTGGACAGCCGGAATGCTGGAAATGCGAGGTGCCAATTACCGGTGTGGAAACCGGACATCCTGGGCTGATTCGCAACTGGATCGATGCCATCTTGAACGGGACCCCGCTCATTGCTCCTGGTGAAGAGGGTATCCATGGATTAACATTGTCCAATGCCATGCTGCTGTCAACCTGGACGGATAACTGGGTGGATCTGCCGATCGACGAGGATTTATTCTATGAGCATTTGCAGCAGCGGATTGCCAGTTCAAATACAAAGAAAGACAAGGCAGGAAGCAGCAGTCAGCCTGCCGATCTGTCACAGACATTTAAGTAA
- a CDS encoding Rrf2 family transcriptional regulator: MSTHFSVSVHCLLLLSFSAPERITSALIAGSVNTNPVVVRRILGGLKKAGLVDSSPGTRGFYLAKPSSEITLAMIYQAAKDEGPLFPIHGNCNPNCDVGLRIDSLLTSLYQVAESKVEQFFASITLEDMERSCSQIEVIPSHAE, encoded by the coding sequence ATGAGTACTCATTTTTCGGTCAGTGTGCATTGTTTGTTGTTATTGTCTTTCAGCGCGCCTGAACGAATCACTTCGGCACTGATTGCAGGTAGCGTGAATACCAACCCTGTTGTTGTCAGACGAATTTTGGGCGGGTTGAAAAAGGCAGGCCTTGTGGACTCTTCACCGGGAACCAGAGGATTCTATCTCGCCAAGCCTTCAAGCGAAATCACATTAGCCATGATCTATCAGGCTGCCAAGGATGAAGGACCATTGTTTCCGATTCACGGTAACTGCAATCCGAATTGTGATGTTGGCCTTCGTATAGATAGCCTTCTGACTAGCCTGTACCAGGTTGCCGAATCAAAGGTGGAACAGTTCTTCGCATCCATTACTCTTGAAGATATGGAGCGTTCCTGTTCTCAAATTGAGGTTATTCCATCACATGCCGAATAA
- a CDS encoding sugar phosphate isomerase/epimerase family protein, producing the protein MKLSVFTVATPDLTADELASAAAAAGIEGIEWRYRGIPADAMSEEPSYWRHNRCSIDPDQWEEQVPAFREAAKKHDRQSIALVPYLSCGDLLATEQAFQAAQALGASMMRVGVPGYDRKTSYPELYKQAVHYLSEVQEMAQQYKVKAVVETHHQTIAPTASLAYRLVQSLDSQHVGVLYDPGNMVHEGYENHRMGLELLGPYLAHVHVKNAAWFNDTSSVNSISGVNERNTKISIAAAWHCQWAPLTEGVVNWLQVFRDLKSVGYDGYYGIEDFSGVLESKAMLQHFADVFAEIERRVDEEVQV; encoded by the coding sequence ATGAAATTGTCTGTATTCACTGTAGCGACACCGGACTTGACGGCAGATGAATTGGCCTCGGCTGCGGCCGCAGCCGGAATCGAAGGGATTGAATGGAGGTATCGCGGAATACCGGCCGATGCGATGTCCGAAGAACCTTCGTATTGGAGACATAATCGCTGCTCGATAGATCCAGACCAATGGGAGGAACAGGTGCCTGCATTTCGTGAAGCGGCAAAAAAGCATGACAGACAATCGATTGCATTGGTGCCGTATCTGAGCTGTGGGGATTTGCTTGCTACAGAGCAGGCATTTCAAGCCGCTCAAGCCTTGGGAGCATCCATGATGCGTGTTGGGGTTCCCGGCTATGATCGCAAAACCAGCTATCCTGAATTGTACAAACAAGCTGTGCATTATCTGAGTGAAGTTCAAGAGATGGCCCAACAGTATAAGGTAAAAGCCGTAGTGGAAACCCATCATCAAACGATTGCCCCCACGGCATCACTGGCCTATCGGCTGGTGCAATCGCTGGATTCACAGCATGTAGGCGTATTGTACGATCCGGGAAACATGGTGCATGAAGGATATGAGAACCACCGTATGGGACTGGAATTACTGGGACCTTATCTGGCACATGTACATGTGAAGAATGCGGCTTGGTTCAATGATACATCGAGCGTGAATTCAATTTCCGGTGTGAATGAACGGAATACCAAAATATCGATAGCTGCAGCCTGGCATTGCCAGTGGGCCCCCTTGACTGAAGGGGTGGTGAACTGGTTGCAAGTGTTCCGGGACCTGAAATCCGTTGGATATGACGGGTATTACGGCATTGAGGATTTTAGCGGAGTTTTGGAATCGAAGGCAATGTTACAGCATTTTGCAGATGTTTTTGCCGAAATTGAGCGTCGAGTTGACGAGGAGGTACAAGTATGA
- a CDS encoding Gfo/Idh/MocA family protein, which yields MAKDGMFYAPKSVKKEVVCGPGEFVIGAVALDHGHIYGMVGGLVEAGATLKWVYDPDPAKVEAFRKQFPQAQVAASEAEVLGDDEVQLVAGAAIPSERAPLGMRVMAAGKDYFTDKAPFTTLDQLSLAREEVKRTGKKYMVYYSERLHVESAVYAGQLIEQGAIGKVVQVMGTGPHRLNAGGRPEWFFQHEKYGGILCDIGSHQIEQFLTFASCTDAEVAFSRVNNFNHPQFPELEDFGEASLIGNNGASGYFRVDWFTPDGLGTWGDGRTVILGTDGYIELRKYIDVAREREGDQVYLVNHEGEYRYSVKGQVGYPFFGELIRDCLDRTENAMTQEHAFKAAELCLIAQHKAMSERVVWSSGAK from the coding sequence ATGGCAAAAGACGGAATGTTCTATGCCCCAAAGAGTGTGAAAAAAGAGGTTGTATGCGGCCCGGGGGAATTTGTTATTGGGGCGGTTGCACTGGACCATGGACATATCTATGGTATGGTTGGCGGGCTGGTGGAGGCCGGAGCAACACTCAAATGGGTATACGATCCTGACCCGGCTAAGGTCGAGGCTTTTCGGAAACAGTTCCCTCAGGCACAGGTCGCGGCATCTGAGGCAGAAGTGCTTGGCGACGATGAAGTGCAGCTCGTAGCCGGAGCAGCCATACCGTCGGAACGTGCGCCACTCGGCATGAGAGTCATGGCCGCAGGCAAGGATTATTTTACGGACAAAGCCCCCTTTACCACACTGGATCAACTGTCTCTTGCACGTGAAGAAGTTAAACGTACGGGGAAAAAGTATATGGTCTATTACAGTGAACGTCTGCATGTGGAAAGTGCGGTTTATGCCGGACAACTGATCGAACAGGGAGCCATCGGGAAGGTTGTACAGGTTATGGGGACGGGGCCGCATCGATTGAATGCGGGTGGTCGGCCGGAGTGGTTCTTCCAGCATGAAAAGTATGGCGGCATCCTTTGTGATATTGGAAGTCATCAGATCGAGCAGTTTCTGACCTTTGCTTCCTGTACGGATGCAGAAGTGGCGTTCAGTCGGGTGAACAACTTCAATCATCCACAATTCCCGGAACTAGAGGACTTTGGCGAAGCATCACTCATCGGCAACAACGGAGCTTCCGGTTACTTCCGGGTAGACTGGTTTACACCGGATGGTCTGGGCACATGGGGTGATGGCCGAACGGTTATCTTGGGAACGGACGGATACATTGAACTGCGTAAGTATATCGACGTGGCGAGAGAGCGTGAAGGCGATCAGGTGTACCTGGTTAACCATGAAGGGGAATACCGATATAGCGTCAAAGGACAGGTCGGTTATCCGTTCTTCGGTGAACTGATCCGAGACTGTCTCGATCGAACAGAGAATGCGATGACACAGGAGCATGCGTTTAAGGCGGCAGAACTCTGCTTGATTGCGCAGCATAAGGCAATGAGTGAGAGAGTGGTATGGAGCAGTGGTGCGAAGTAA
- a CDS encoding GrpB family protein produces MKNQKPVIIEEYNKEWAKAFNIIESILSNELSGLALRIEHVGSTSVPNLAAKPIIDIDVVIESMEYLPVVIKKLDELGYVHEGDLGIKNREAFARKDVYVPYSSEGYVKHEHHLYVCNRESDELKRHIMFRDILRKYPLLVSEYTNLKIQLSSKFRNNRNAYTEGKTEFVTRIMNEYKDVLWSISEDKDIR; encoded by the coding sequence ATGAAGAATCAAAAACCAGTAATTATTGAAGAATACAATAAAGAATGGGCAAAAGCATTCAATATAATAGAATCAATTTTATCAAATGAACTTAGTGGTCTAGCATTACGAATTGAGCACGTTGGAAGTACATCGGTACCGAATCTTGCGGCCAAACCAATCATTGATATTGATGTAGTAATTGAATCTATGGAGTACCTACCAGTGGTAATCAAGAAGTTAGACGAATTGGGATATGTACACGAAGGTGATTTAGGAATTAAGAACAGAGAGGCATTTGCAAGAAAGGATGTTTATGTACCTTACAGTAGCGAAGGCTATGTGAAGCACGAACATCATCTATACGTATGCAATAGAGAAAGTGACGAACTAAAAAGACATATAATGTTTCGAGACATATTAAGAAAGTATCCTTTATTGGTATCTGAGTACACAAATTTGAAGATCCAACTGTCAAGTAAATTCAGAAACAATCGCAATGCCTATACTGAAGGAAAGACAGAATTTGTTACGAGGATAATGAATGAGTACAAAGATGTTTTGTGGAGTATTTCAGAAGACAAAGACATCCGATAA
- a CDS encoding metallophosphoesterase family protein gives MKIIVISDTHLPRRARKLPDSLLEALSDADLILHAGDWSDWDVYKLLSAYAPVEGVAGNTDPPEIGQKLGFSRIVEADGLRLGLVHGHLGSKSTEQNAIHTFAGQQVDAVIYGHSHIPVMHTVNDVLIFNPGSPTDRRRQPQYSFGIMTTGLGKLQAEHVFFDEK, from the coding sequence ATGAAAATTATTGTCATTTCGGACACTCATTTACCTCGAAGAGCACGGAAGTTACCCGATTCCCTGCTTGAGGCGCTATCAGATGCCGATCTGATTCTCCATGCGGGTGACTGGTCGGACTGGGATGTATACAAGCTGCTTAGCGCATATGCGCCGGTTGAAGGTGTTGCAGGTAATACGGACCCGCCTGAAATAGGTCAAAAACTCGGGTTCTCCCGCATCGTTGAAGCAGACGGTTTGCGTCTTGGTCTTGTGCATGGTCATCTGGGATCAAAATCGACCGAGCAGAATGCGATCCACACTTTTGCAGGACAGCAGGTGGATGCCGTCATTTATGGACACTCACACATTCCAGTGATGCATACGGTCAATGATGTGTTGATATTTAATCCGGGTTCTCCTACGGATCGGCGGCGTCAGCCCCAGTACTCTTTTGGTATCATGACGACAGGGTTGGGTAAATTGCAGGCGGAACATGTCTTTTTTGATGAAAAATAA
- a CDS encoding VOC family protein, whose translation MILGLYEAHLPVSNLRQSIEFYSKLGLELAWRDEDTAFFWIEKEKSWVGLWEGEEHKISYHPSLRHLAFRVSYEDLRNSIKWLQTIEIDPVPFGKRDSIHPFVRPNQGNASVYFDDPDGNSLELMCFVSVPENLKNISNKLSIEEWEELLKETN comes from the coding sequence ATGATACTTGGATTGTATGAAGCACATTTACCAGTGAGCAATTTAAGGCAATCAATTGAGTTTTATTCGAAATTAGGATTAGAGTTGGCCTGGAGAGATGAAGATACAGCTTTCTTCTGGATTGAAAAAGAAAAGAGTTGGGTGGGTCTTTGGGAAGGCGAAGAGCATAAAATTTCTTACCATCCGTCGTTAAGACATCTAGCATTTCGAGTTAGTTATGAAGATCTTAGAAACAGTATAAAATGGCTTCAAACGATTGAGATAGATCCCGTTCCATTTGGAAAAAGAGATTCAATCCATCCATTCGTCAGACCCAATCAGGGAAACGCTTCAGTTTACTTCGATGATCCAGATGGAAATAGTTTAGAATTAATGTGTTTTGTAAGCGTCCCTGAAAACTTAAAAAATATATCAAATAAATTATCAATAGAAGAATGGGAAGAGCTTTTGAAAGAGACGAATTAA